One region of Heterodontus francisci isolate sHetFra1 unplaced genomic scaffold, sHetFra1.hap1 HAP1_SCAFFOLD_61, whole genome shotgun sequence genomic DNA includes:
- the LOC137363458 gene encoding histone H2AX-like has protein sequence MTGRGKTGRKARSKAKSRSSRAGLQFPMGRVHRLLGKGNYAKRVGAAAPVYLAAVLEYLTAEILELAGNAARDNKKTRIISRHLQLAVRNNEELNKLLRGVTIAQGGVLPNIQAVLLRKKTSAQSSQKK, from the coding sequence atgactggaagaggaaagaccggcaggaaagctcggtccaaggccaagtctcgctcctcccgggctggactgcagttcccgatgGGCCGCGTTCACAGGCTCCtgggaaagggtaactatgctaagCGTGTGGGTGCTGCAGCCCCGGTCTATCTTGCTGCGGTGCTCGAgtacctgaccgctgaaatcctcgagctggccggtaacgcggcccgggacaacaagaagacccgcatcatctccagacacctgcagctggccgtccgcaacaacgaggagctcaacaagctgctgcgaggggtgaccatcgctcagggcggggtgctgcctaatatccaggccgtgctgctgcgcaagaaaaccagcgctcagagctcccagaaaaagtaa